In the Candidatus Bathyarchaeia archaeon genome, CCGTTCTTGCATCTCTAGCGTTGGTAGCAGTGATAGCTGCTTCAGCCATGTTGTTGGTGCCGCAAGCACAGGTCGATTCGCAGTCCACAGCACAAGACTACGTGGGCTACGAGACAAGAATCATCCAGAACGAGCCAACCATACTGAGTATCGATAACAGCAGCATGCCGCAGCTTCTAATTATTGAACAGCAAATAGACGGGCTTACGGAAGGCAATCTCACCATAAACGGGCAAGTTTACGTTTACCCTGACGACTTAAACTTCTCCAGTTACCAGTATGTAGCCTTGAACCCCATGACTGGAGAAGGATTCGTAAGAATCAACGGCAACATCACCCTCAACATGACCGAGCCATCCACCCTTTGCCACTGGGTCGTCGCGCATTTTACCGGTTTACTGTTGGATCCCAACGGAACTATGCTGGCACCTGAAAACTACACCAGCACTAGCACCTTCAGACTAAGCGGCACAGGCATGCTCAGCGACGTTGACGGTTTTGGAGTCGGGGTATCCTCCTTTGTTCCACCCAACTATACAACCCAGGCAATTCACCAGTTCGGCTTCATCAAAGGCTGGCCCGACATGGCTGAATCCACGGGGTCAAATTCCACAAGCTCATGATAATTTCCACAACAGGAATCGTACAATTATTTCCTCCCTTTTTATACTCGGAAAACCCCCGTTTCGAAGGGCATTTGCGGTTGCATTGACTATTTTTTGTGTTCCGCTATGAAGCCCTTGACGTCACTGATGAATTGGAGGGTGCCTTTCTCGATTTGGTCTGCTAAAGCGTCTGGGTTGCTGAAGTCTGGGGTGTCCACTAAAACTGCTTTGGTGATGTAGTCGGTGCCTTTGGTGGTTTCTGCAAGGGGGTGCTTGTTCCAGCCGCCTTCCACAAACCGCTTCCAGTGTTTTGCCTGCGCCGCTTTGTTGTAGCCTGATAGCCAAACCTCAAACGTGACTGTGTCATGGATGAACAGTATTACGATTTTGAGGTTTTGCTGCTTCAACGTTTTGGGGAAGAAGTAGAAATAGGAGAAGTCCATGAGTCCAAACTGGACCTCTGACACAAAGTAATCTGGGTGCCTGTTTTTTAGGTGCAGCCTCAAGTCCTGAAGGTAGCCCATCAAGCCTTCGTATGCTGCTCTCACGGCGCCCTTCCGCAGCTGCTTTCGGTATTCGTCTAAGTATTTGTAGAATGGCTCTTCTTTGGTTGGCTGCTTCATTTCCGTACGCCTCTGACTGCTGGTTGGCTCAGGAGTGAAAATAAACTTTTCGACACTCCCAAAACCTCTCAAACAGACGCAAACAGAGATGAATAACCTAACGAAAACGCCATGAAGCAGTGCACTAAAACTATTAACCGTCCACCCAAATAGAAGGGTATGGCTAACCCTTTAACTGCGGACCTAATCGCGCCCTGCGGCATGAACTGTGGCATCTGCAAAACCTACCTCGCCTACAGCCGCGGCGTGCCCTACAAAAAAGGTGCAGTCTCCCACTGCCCCGGCTGTCTGGTGCGCAACAAGAACTGCGCGTTTATCAAACGGGACTGCGAAAAAACCCGAAAAAAACAGGTTCGCTTCTGCTACGAATGCGCCGACATGCCCTGCCCGAATCTGGCCCGAATTGATGCGTTGTACCGTGCACGTTACGGGATGAGCATGGTGGAAAACCTAAACGCTATCCAAAAAAACGGCATGGACGCCTTCCTTAAAAGCCAAGCCGAAAAGTATCGTTGCCCAAACTGCGGCGACCTCATCTCGGTGCATGACGGGAAGTGTTATGCGTGTGGCTATCAAGGAGAAAAACCTAAAGGCAACAACCCAAAACACCGCTGGACCCCAACAAAAAAGGTGATTAAAAAATAAGCGTTTCAGAGGGTGCTTCTGTGGGAACATACATTCGCGGAGTACTTGGTTCTGCAACAAACGTAAATTAGTCCCTGCTTGATTATACGTTAATGAGGTAGTTTTTCGTGAAGTATGGAATACTTTTCACCGACCAAAATGGCGACTCACACTTCAAGGACGGCGAAGTAGATTTTGAATTGGTAAATTTTGCACCTCCAGCCCCTCCCGTAGGTCTCACAAGCTACACTCCTGCCAGCCAACTTGTCTTTTTTAAACTTCCCCCAGATTGGTTTGGTGACTGGCATCCCGCACCCAAACGGCAGTTCTTTTGCTGTCTTTTAGGCGAAATTGAACTTACAGCCAGCGACGGAGAAACACGCATTTACCGTGCAGGCGAAGTCTTTCTCCTGGAGGATACTTGGGGGAAAGGTCACAAAACAAGGGTTACCTGCAAAGAGGATTTTCTGGCTGCAATTGTACAGTTAGCACAATGAACCCTAAGTGCGCGACTCAGCATTCCACAGTGGAACTCGCAATATTCCATTTTTTCAGCGTTTACCCTAAAGGTCGTGATATAGATGAAATTAGGCAAGTTATCGTTCCTTAGTTGTGTTTGTGTTGATGGCTGGGTGGTTGGGATGCAGTTATTCACTTTGGGTTTTATTCTTCAAAGATGAACAGTTCATCTATTGTGGTTTTTAGTGTTTCAGCTATTTGGTGCGCTAAGACTAATGATGGGTTGTACTTGCCTTTTTCTAGGTAGAGGATTGTTTCTCTTCTGACCCCAACCGTTCTTGCCAGGTCGTCTTGGGTTAGGTCGTAGCGTGCCCTGAACTCTTTGATTCGGGTTTTGAACTTCATCAGAAATCCCCTTTTTTGGCGTAGTACCAACTTAGTAAACCAAACGAGATTCCCGCGACAAGCATTATGGCGATTACAACCCATCCCGTTTCCAGCTCTGGTAAGTTAAAAAACTCGTCCCCAAATATAATTAACATCAATGTGGAAATCATGAATGCGAGGTTTATCCAGTAGGTTCCCATCGCCGCTTTGCCTTGTATCTTTGATGTGCGTTCGTCTTTGCTTGGGTATCCTGCTTTTCTGTCTCTTTGGTTTTTCCAGATGACCAGTATTCCCAGCAGGATAATCAGCGCCGCATTTAGAGTAAGAATTATTGGCCATTCAAACCCGGCCATGTTATTCACCTCCGCGTTTTATTGCTCTTTTTTGGGTTGCGATTAAGCCGATTCCAATTATTCCCAGCACCGTGGCTATGCCTGTTGTTGTTTCGCCCAGAACTGCTCCCTCAAACATCAGCGCCGCGCCAACTAAACAAATCACTATTCCCGAAGCGAAGAGTGCTTTTCTGATTTTGTTCGTGGTTTTCGACCTCCATTTAACTATATCTAACATTTTATTATCTTTTTCTAACATAGAGTTATGTATTTCTAACTAATAAATATTTGGCAACCCCTCCCATCATTAACCAATAAAAAAATCTGCAAACAGAATTTGCCCCCTACCCATAGAGCTACTCGAACTCATCCATGCCCGTTCTCGCTCTACACTTCATCTCTCCCTTCCACCAAAACCCTAAAAACTGGGAGACGATGTTGATTCGTTGGGGGATGATGTTGCCGTCCCAGCCTTAGGGCAAAGTAAAATTTTCTGGAAGTTCTGATTCCTTATGCAGTTACTGTTGTCGCTAGTTATATGTTTTTTCTATCCTAACAAGAACATAGCTGGAATTATGTTATCCCTTTTTTGGCTTTGAAATTTTTAATTCTCATTGGTCTAACAAAGACTTCATCTAGAAATTCATCAGTAAATTGCAACACTTCATCAGCATCGGAAGGTGCAACTTCTTTTAGAGGATCTTTTTGTGGATGTGCGCCCCAATTGCCAATCATTCTTATTGTATGTGCCACATCTTTTAGTGTAGGATTAATTATCCTTCTATTGTATAAATCATCTATTTGGTTTATCAGGTCAGAATTTGGAGCGCCATTTAGTGTACATGCATTTTGTAATGCCCTTCTGCATTGTGTAACTACCGCTTTAGATGCCAAAACGCCTCGGCATTTAATTGCTTCCAGATAATCATCAGCAACATCCTTGGGAATTGCTTGGTCTACATAAGGTACATTTTTGGGATAATAATCAACAATATCGTCTATCTCGATTGGGATAGTATGTTGATACTCGTCTGGAAAACACCTACTATCAGGCATCTGGAAATAAACACCTTTATCACAACCGTTACAAAATAAAACGAAGTCGTGATTTGCGCCCTTTCCAAAAAAAGAGCATTTTGTTTTGCAATGCGGACACATAAAGGATTTAATATATAGTTTAGCCATTTTTTCCCCTCATCACTGATTGCTATCTTATATTGCGAGTTTTTATTAAATGTCTTTTTGGTAGCAGTATTACTAGCAAAAATCGGTAGGTTATTCTTCCGAAAAGTGGTCGTGAGAAAAAAGCGCTTCAAAAGTTAAACAGGTGCGGCTCTTTATTACTTCCGAAGAAGGTTTCTTATAGGCAATTAGGTATATATTGCTTTGAAGTTTAATGTCAGTTGCAGAACTACTTCCCTTTGTAGGAGTCGTCTCACTTGCTATTGCATCAAGCGTTATAGTTTACCATTTTGGAAAATGGCGACAAAAGAACGACTCTGATAGAGAAGAAATGAGAAGGAAAATCGATGAACTTTGTTTAAAAGTCGATAAGATTCCAGAGGAGCTTTTGTCCAAATCAATTGACATGTATAAAATGTGGGAAAAGATGAATGATGATTCCACGGTAAATAGTAAAAACAGGAAGCCTGTAGCAAATGAATAGCCGTAAGGATATGCTTCTTGAAAAAGCTAGGAGTCGGACAATAACAGAAGCTGAAAGCAAGGAGCTTACACGTATTCTAGAAGAGGAAGCACGAATTGCTAAATCTAACGGAGACGTTTTGGGTGCAATCATAATATTGGGACTTCTAGCCTTCTTAGGTGCGTTAGTTGCGGAACTTTTTACAGACTAAAATTTTTTCTAATTCGTTGACTAACTGAAAAAAGGTTCGTAAATAGGAAGATTTTTCCTCTTCCAAAAATAAGAAAAGTCTTTTATGTGTAATCGGCAGCAACCCTTGTGGTTGCTCGCTTCTAATATTTCCTCCTATGTACTCTCTTCTGCATTCATGTCTACTGAGAATTTTTTAGGAGCCCCTCCCAAAGGAGGGGACGCCAACCCCCCGAGAGCGAAGCGAGGTGGGGAAGCTTTGGGTGCCCGAGTCTGGGAGGGTATGGGAACCTGAAGGTACACCCGAGGGGGTAGGTTGGCGCTGAATTGAAAAATTCTCCCCCATGGTTTATGTTTCTGACGACTGTTTATGCCCCTTCGAACCAGACCTTTTGAGACCTCTAAATACACCCTTCAGGCTAGCTTTGAGGCTATTCTGGTTTGCTTGCTCAATTAGTGCTGTCACTTTCTTTAGGTCAAGGTCATCAACGTTTTTTCCTGTTATGCGTATGGTTCTGGTTTCTTTCAGTTTATCAAGCGATATTTTGAAGATGTTGTCGGGGTCATCTATTTCTCCAAACATTCTGGCGGTGTCTTCTAAAAGCACCATCCTTTGCCAGTCGCTCTTGGGCAATGGAAGCTCGATTATGATTTCCTTCTCCAAGGGCTTAATTGTTTGTTCTCCCGTTTTTGCGAACCACTTCCCGTCATGGCTCTCGATTTTTCCCATCAGTTGCAAACTGGTAAGATATTTGTGAACGGTTGACCTGTGCTTGTCCAGTTTCTTCCCGATTTCAATGGCGCTTATTCCTCCTTTCGCGCTACTTTGTTGCACCAAACTGAAGCATTTGTCTAAGTTGTCCATTCTTTCATGGTCTTTTTTCATTGACATTGTCGCGACACAACCGCAAAATGGTGTTGTAGCTACTTATCTTTTGTGTTACAAATGCAAACGGTAGAAAATCAAGGCAGTTACCGAGAAACGCTTGGAGATTATGACTTTAGTTCGGATGATGGAGTTCACGAAATTGACCTTCACAACGAGTTCTGGAGTCATGGCGAGTTTGAGCTTGTAGGGCATGGCGAGCGAACTAACAACCAATGCGGCAAGTTCAAGAAGTTTATGGGCTGCCTAAACATTGAGGGGCATAATCAAGCTAGGCATTTTCTGGGTAACTTGCCTAAAGACTCAGTTTTCGTTAAGCCAATTTATCACTCGTGCGATAAGCCAACTTGCCCAATCTGCTTCAAATTTGGATGGGCGGTCAGAGAAGCCACGCGGATGGAGGCACGTTTACGGGAATCCTCCCATAGATACGGCTTAATCGAACATATTGTGGCGTCAGTTCCAGCGAAGCTATACGGACTGAACCTTGACCAGTTGCGGAAGGCAGCCGTCAAGGTCTTAGATAGTCGCGGAATCATCGGTGGTTCCATGATATTTCATGGCTTCAGATATGCCAACCGTAGGGAAGCTAAACGCAAAGGCGTTCCTTTCGGTTGGCGCTGGAACCCGCACTTTCACGTCTTGGGCTTTGTTGGCGGGGAAGGCTATGGTAAATGCCGAAAATGTAAAGGTGCAGATTGCTACACTTGCAAAGGTTTCGAAGGAATCACCAGAATTGAGAACAAGAAAGACGGGTGGGTCGTCAAAGTTTTAGAAAAACGCAAAACTGTGGGTGGAACATGCTGGTACCAGCTTAACCACTGCTCAATCCGTCGAGGTAAAAAGAAGTCTCATGCGGCAACTTGGTTTGGCGTTTGTAGCTACGGCAAACTCAAGCCGATTAACACTGAGGATGTTGGTATCCATACGTGTCCAATTTGCAACTCTAAGCTCGTTCAAATTCGATACTTGGGCAACTTTGCCGAGTTAGGACCAGTTTCTCGACGCGGCGAGGTGCTGAGCATGTTTGGCGCTGATGGCAAGCCCCTATGGGAGGTTGTGAAGGAAACAAAGTTTAGGAGGTATAGCGGAAGCTATGAATCGCCAATTTAGACGCAGAGTTGAGCGGGAATGGAACAAAATTAAACTGGGTGCTTCCTGTACAAAATTCATTGAGCAAAATAACCTGTTCACTATTCCCTACGTGATTTACTTTCAAGTGGTCAAAGTCAGTGACGATTTGATGTGCGTTTACAACGTGGGGTTGTTTCAGTTTAGAGACGGTTCCGGTTTTGCTAAACGTGTTACCATTTGTCACTACGTTAATAATCTCTTTAGAAGTTTGGGTTCTGTCGAACTTGGTTTTACTCCTGAAAATGAGCTTGAAGAAGGGGACGAACTTGACGCTTAGTTTGTGCATCGTTTGGCTCTTGCGGAACATTCGGCAAACAAGGGAGCGACACGCGAGGCGGAAGCGAAGCGACGCCGAGCGTTTGCGAGGAATTACTGGGCTGAACGTTGGCTTGTGAAACTTGATAAAGCCAGCTCAAATATTATTAGGTGAAGGAGGGAAGGGTTTTCCATTCTAAAGGAGAGTCGATGTACAGCAAACTGTTAAAAGAGTATGGGGTTAGCAAGCGTGTAAGTGACGTTTTGTTTTTTGTTTTTCTTGATGATGAATTAGAAAAGTACCTTCCGCTCTTCAGACAAGCTGTTAAACAACCTATTAGCTTGAAGCCGTTTATTTCCGAGTTGCAGAAAGAACTTAACACTGGTGCCTTTAGTCACACGACAAGTGCAATGTACCATTTCCTTGCAACCGATGACAATTTTGGAATTTTTACAAGAGACTACGTGAGGCGCTGCTGTGACATGGTGGAATATATTACTAAGCGTAAAGTTGCGCCTAAGTTACGGCTTGAGTCTGAGGTTGAAAAAAAGCCTCTTGGACGCGTCATTGGCTTATTTAATAGACAAAACGCTAGACACTTTCCTAATGGCTTGCTTGAAGCACTGGCTCAATTCAACGAAGTGATTTACTGTCCAGCTAAGCATGAACATGTTACTAGCGAGGAGAGTCGAATGTTTAGCGTTGCCGATGCGATTGCTGTTACTTTTATAACCGTGCGTTTATGCCAACAGTTAGACGATTTTCAACGGAAGTATTGAAGTTGATACCAGAAAAATCGCTGAAAGTGTGGGGGTTATGCTGGTTTTTTGAAGTATGTTATTCCATCTGCTTGGCACACGAGTATGCAGTCGTCTTTGATGGCTTGTTCAATTTCTTCTTTCGTTCTGCAAACAACTGGAATCCATGTGCTTGATGCTTCATCAAATAGGCTGATGTAGTGTTCGGTCTGGTTGGCATGTTTGTGCCCTAGCATTTGCTTAACAAATAGTAGGCTCTTTGTTTGGTGGTAAGCCTTAGAACCACTAAACCGTCTAAAGTCGTACAATTGAATCTGCTTCAGTTCTGGTTTATCGTACTTTTTAGCTATGAGGTTTCTGCAATGGCGATAATTATTTCCAAAGTTCTCGCTTGTTGTCTTAAAGAGGCTGTCATTAGCGCCTAGACGCTTGTTAATGATGTAGGTTTTTAAAAGCTCTAACGATTTAGTTCTAAGCTTTCCTTCACGCCCGATTGTATGTTTCGCGCCTGTGATTGATACAATTCCTGTTGCTAAATCGATGTCTCTAAGCTTTAGCCACGTTAGCTCAATTGGTCGTGTTCCTAAATCCTTACTCATCGAAAGTTTAACACTCATTTCAATTCTTGCATGATTAATCAAAAAATCAACTAATTCTTCTTTGGGGGCTTTACGTTTCTTGCTGTAGCGTGGATAAAATGGCTGTTGCCATTTTGCGTCAACTGATTTGACAAAGCAAGTATAAGCTTCGATAAGGTTCTGTTTGTGACCGTTGGAGACTTTGCGTTTTCCTATGTGAAGTTTTACTGCTTCGGGGTCTGAAGTGTCACAGCTTCTTTCCAAATTTCTCAGGAGCTTGGCTACTTTTCTAACTGTGGTTTCCTCGTAGCCATTTTTTGTCATCCATAACATGACGTTTGTTATGTTCATCTTTCCGAGTTGAGTAGGGCTTTTTTGGGTTTGTTCAAGTTTTTGTTTCATTGTTTTATTTCCTCCTTTTTCGCAGAGCCCTTTTATTCAACTGGGACGACTGTTACCCTTGGGGGATGATGTTGCCGTCCCAGTCTGATTGGGAAAGATGACGAACAACAGGCGCAGACCCCAAATATTAAATTTAAAACACTTCCCATTATTTGGAATTAATGGGAGGACGCGTATCTGGGACCCAGTAGCGAATACCAATGTGAAAAATGCCGCAAAGTATTCTCAAGTACCGATTTGGGGTCAAACAAATTTTGTCCTACTTGTAAAAGTAATCTTACACCGCATCTTCCATCGAAATACTG is a window encoding:
- a CDS encoding DUF3795 domain-containing protein — its product is MANPLTADLIAPCGMNCGICKTYLAYSRGVPYKKGAVSHCPGCLVRNKNCAFIKRDCEKTRKKQVRFCYECADMPCPNLARIDALYRARYGMSMVENLNAIQKNGMDAFLKSQAEKYRCPNCGDLISVHDGKCYACGYQGEKPKGNNPKHRWTPTKKVIKK
- a CDS encoding DUF2178 domain-containing protein, whose amino-acid sequence is MAGFEWPIILTLNAALIILLGILVIWKNQRDRKAGYPSKDERTSKIQGKAAMGTYWINLAFMISTLMLIIFGDEFFNLPELETGWVVIAIMLVAGISFGLLSWYYAKKGDF
- a CDS encoding helix-turn-helix transcriptional regulator produces the protein MKFKTRIKEFRARYDLTQDDLARTVGVRRETILYLEKGKYNPSLVLAHQIAETLKTTIDELFIFEE
- a CDS encoding HTH domain-containing protein: MSMKKDHERMDNLDKCFSLVQQSSAKGGISAIEIGKKLDKHRSTVHKYLTSLQLMGKIESHDGKWFAKTGEQTIKPLEKEIIIELPLPKSDWQRMVLLEDTARMFGEIDDPDNIFKISLDKLKETRTIRITGKNVDDLDLKKVTALIEQANQNSLKASLKGVFRGLKRSGSKGHKQSSET
- a CDS encoding site-specific integrase encodes the protein MKQKLEQTQKSPTQLGKMNITNVMLWMTKNGYEETTVRKVAKLLRNLERSCDTSDPEAVKLHIGKRKVSNGHKQNLIEAYTCFVKSVDAKWQQPFYPRYSKKRKAPKEELVDFLINHARIEMSVKLSMSKDLGTRPIELTWLKLRDIDLATGIVSITGAKHTIGREGKLRTKSLELLKTYIINKRLGANDSLFKTTSENFGNNYRHCRNLIAKKYDKPELKQIQLYDFRRFSGSKAYHQTKSLLFVKQMLGHKHANQTEHYISLFDEASSTWIPVVCRTKEEIEQAIKDDCILVCQADGITYFKKPA
- a CDS encoding DUF4145 domain-containing protein, with translation MAKLYIKSFMCPHCKTKCSFFGKGANHDFVLFCNGCDKGVYFQMPDSRCFPDEYQHTIPIEIDDIVDYYPKNVPYVDQAIPKDVADDYLEAIKCRGVLASKAVVTQCRRALQNACTLNGAPNSDLINQIDDLYNRRIINPTLKDVAHTIRMIGNWGAHPQKDPLKEVAPSDADEVLQFTDEFLDEVFVRPMRIKNFKAKKGIT